Proteins from one Elgaria multicarinata webbii isolate HBS135686 ecotype San Diego chromosome 3, rElgMul1.1.pri, whole genome shotgun sequence genomic window:
- the LOC134395803 gene encoding zinc finger protein OZF-like, with amino-acid sequence MENWVRACELENSSQTVAVAEGVLLSQAENNKPEDKQVEGQADVASDFPGTEKALLDPMLLFKGLVQDNDEGAITPGSGKTSTPCSRSSPVHGEGERDGLCLSQGRVSFEEVAVYFTEEEWALLDRGQKSLHREVMEENWRNLSSLARDVWEIAKEKQAHEALEETHKCPDTAENIGNKGGLKIQEGTQRNMEKNEAIVSLDGGLHEIPVHPKMHKGETRNECSACGKRFAYKSTLENHWKTHTGEKPYSCMECGKSFSQSSTLSLHQRIHTGEKPFKCLECGKSFSQRDKLTLHQRIHTGEKPFKCLECGKSFSRRDTLTLHQRIHTGEKPYKCLECGKSFRHSSSLTLHQRIHTGEKPYECLECGKHFSQNSSLILHQSIHTGEKPYECLECGKTFRVSSHLHSHQRTHKAEKPFKCLDCGKSFSRRDKLTSHLKTHTGEKPFKCLECGKSFSQRDKLTSHHRIHTGDKPFECLECGKSFTRRDNLTSHQRMHTREKQ; translated from the exons ATGGAGAACTGGGTCAGAGCATGTGAGCTGGAGAACAGTTCCCAGACGGTGGCCGTGGCAGAAGGcgtcctcctgagccaggcagagaacAATAAGCCGGAAGACAAGCAG GTGGAGGGCCAGGCGGACGTGGCCAGTGATTTCCCTgggacagaaaaggccctgctggaTCCCATGCTGCTATTCAAGGGGTTGGTGCAGGACAACGATGAAGGTGCCATCACACCAG GCAGTGGGAAAACGTCAACGCCTTGTTCCAGATCTTCTCCTGTTCATGGTGAAGGGGAAAGAGATGGTCTGTGTTTATCTCAG gGTCGTGTttcctttgaggaggtggctgtgtATTTCACAGAGGAGgagtgggccctgctggatcgAGGCCAAAAGTCCCTGCACagggaagtcatggaggagaattggCGGAATTTGTCCTCACTAG CAAGGGATGTGTGGGAGAtagcaaaagaaaaacaagcacATGAAGCTTTGGAGGAAACCCATAAGTGTCCAGACACAGCAGAGAATATTGGGAATAAAGGTGGACTAAAGATCCAGGAGGGAACGCAAAGAAATATGGAGAAGAATGAAGCCATTGTTAGTCTGGATGGTGGCTTGCATGAAATTCCAGTCCATCCAAAAATGCACAAAGGAGAAACAAGGAATGAGTGCTCAGCATGTGGGAAAAGGTTTGCTTATAAATCAACCCTCGAGAACCACTGGAaaacccacacgggggagaaaccatattCATGTATggagtgcgggaaaagcttcagtcagagctcaacCCTTAgtttacatcaaagaatccacactggggagaaaccgtttaagtgcctggagtgcggaaagagcttcagccagagGGATAAACTTACcttacatcaaagaatccacacaggagagaaaccatttaagtgtcttgaatgtggaaagagcttcagccggAGGGATACACTTACTttacaccaaagaattcacacaggagagaaaccctataaatgcctggagtgtggaaagagctttaggcACAGCTCTagccttactttacatcaaagaatccacacaggagagaaaccatatgaatgtctggagtgtgggaagCATTTCAG tcaaaaCTCCTCTCTTATTTTACATCAAAGTATacacaccggggagaaaccatatgaatgtctggagtgtggaaagacttTTCGTGTGAGCAGTCACCTTCActcacatcaaagaacccacaaagcagagaaaccctttaaatgccttgattgtggaaagagcttcagccggAGGGATAAACTTACTTCACATCTcaaaactcacacaggagagaaaccatttaaatgtcttgagtgcggaaagagcttcagccagagAGATAAACTTACTTCCCATcatagaatccacacaggggacaAACCTTttgaatgtctggagtgtggaaagagcttcacccGGAGGGATAAtcttacttcacatcaaagaatgCATACACGGGAGAAACAATAG